Proteins encoded within one genomic window of Saccharomyces paradoxus chromosome V, complete sequence:
- the HPA3 gene encoding D-amino-acid N-acetyltransferase (D-Amino acid N-acetyltransferase that detoxifies D-amino acids~similar to YEL066W) translates to MHANERDSRAHVHILYLPTVVSPKAVGMSNEESEKMTNDRIVVKAIEPKDEEAWNKLWKEYQGFQKTVMPPEVATTTFARFVDPTVKLWGALAFDTETGDAIGFTHYLSHLTSWHVEEVVYMNDLYVTEHARVKGVGRKLIEFVYKHADELGTPAVYWVTDHYNHRAQLLYTKVAYKTDKVVYKRAGY, encoded by the coding sequence ATGCACGCTAATGAAAGAGACTCTCGAGCTCATGTCCATATCTTGTATCTTCCAACTGTTGTTAGCCCAAAGGCCGTAGGCATGTCGAACGaagaatctgaaaaaatgacCAATGATCGAATTGTGGTGAAGGCCATTGAGCCAAAAGACGAAGAAGCCTGGAACAAACTGTGGAAGGAGTATCAGGGCTTTCAAAAAACCGTCATGCCTCCGGAGGTAGCCACGACTACCTTCGCGAGGTTCGTAGACCCTACAGTCAAACTGTGGGGGGCGCTAGCCTTTGACACCGAGACCGGCGATGCAATTGGTTTTACACACTACCTGAGCCATTTGACATCGTGGCATGTCGAGGAAGTTGTCTACATGAACGACTTATATGTCACTGAACACGCAAGAGTCAAAGGTGTAGGTAGAAAGCTCATAGAATTTGTGTACAAGCATGCAGATGAGCTCGGTACGCCTGCAGTGTACTGGGTTACAGACCATTACAATCATCGCGCGCAGTTATTGTACACCAAAGTGGCTTACAAGACAGATAAAGTTGTTTACAAGAGGGCTGGATACTGA
- the SIT1 gene encoding siderophore transporter (Ferrioxamine B transporter~similar to YEL065W) produces MDPATANHTLTEEFTEVVVPEMLEKEAAATVDVNPTLTTSSPAPSYIELIDPGVHNIEIYAEMYNHPVYRVALFFSLFLIAYAYGLDGNIRYTFQAYATSSYSQHSLLSTVNCIKTVIAAVGQIFFARLSDIFGRFSIMIVSIIFYSMGTIIESQAVNITRFAVGGCFYQLGLTGIILILEVIASDFSNLNWRLLALFIPALPFIINTWISGDVTSAIGTNWKWGIGMWAFILPLACIPLGLCMLHMRYLARKHAKDRLKPEFEALNKLKWKSFCIDIAFWKLDIIGMLLITVFFGCVLVPFTLAGGLKEEWRTAHIIVPEVIGWVVVLPLYMIWEMKYSRHPLTPWDLLQDRGIFFALLIAFFINFNWYMQGDYMYTVLVVAVHESIKSATRITSLYSFVSVIVGTILGFILIKVRRTKPFIIFGISCWIVSFGLLVHYRGDSGAHSGIIGSLCLLGFGAGSFTYVTQASIQASAKTHARMAVVTSLYLATYNIGSAFGSSVSGAVWTNILPKEISKRISDPTLAAQAYGSPFTFITTYTWGTPERIALVMSYRYVQKILCIIGLVFCFPLLGCAFMLRNHKLTDSIALEGNDHLESRNSSETEEKEESFLKSKFFTQFTSSKGKEN; encoded by the coding sequence ATGGACCCAGCTACTGCTAATCATACCCTCACCGAAGAATTTACGGAGGTCGTCGTTCCTGAGATGctggaaaaagaagcagcAGCTACGGTTGATGTCAACCCAACGTTAACCACATCTTCTCCAGCACCATCTTATATTGAATTGATAGATCCAGGTGTTCACAACATTGAGATTTACGCAGAAATGTACAACCATCCGGTATATCGTGTTGCTCTATTCTTCTCACTTTTCCTTATTGCCTATGCTTATGGGCTAGATGGTAATATCCGTTATACTTTCCAGGCGTATGCTACTTCGTCGTACTCCCAGCACTCCCTACTGTCAACTGTCAACTGTATCAAGACAGTTATTGCGGCTGTAGGACAGATCTTCTTTGCCAGATTATCTGATATTTTCGGCAGATTCTCCATCATGATCGTCAGTATCATTTTCTACAGTATGGGGACGATCATCGAATCACAAGCCGTGAATATTACAAGATTTGCTGTTGGTGGCTGTTTTTACCAACTGGGTCTTACCGGTATTATTCTAATTTTGGAAGTTATTGCTTCGGATTTTTCTAACTTGAACTGGAGGTTGTTAGCCTTATTCATTCCAGCCTTACCATTTATCATCAACACTTGGATTAGTGGGGACGTGACAAGCGCCATAGGTACTAATTGGAAATGGGGTATTGGTATGTGGGCTTTCATACTGCCGCTAGCTTGTATTCCGCTTGGACTTTGTATGTTGCACATGAGATATTTAGCAAGAAAGCATGCAAAAGATAGATTGAAGCCTGAGTTCGAAGCGCTGAACAAATTGAAGTGGAAGTCATTCTGCATAGACATCGctttttggaaattggACATCATCGGAATGTTATTAATTACTGTATTTTTCGGATGTGTATTGGTTCCATTCACGTTAGCTGGTGGCTTGAAGGAAGAATGGAGAACCGCCCATATTATTGTCCCTGAAGTCATCGGTTGGGTTGTGGTGTTACCACTATATATGATATGGGAAATGAAGTACTCAAGACACCCATTGACACCGTGGGATTTGCTTCAAGACAGAGGCATCTTTTTCGCCCTGCTCATTgcattcttcatcaatttcaactGGTATATGCAAGGTGATTACATGTATACTGTACTGGTCGTCGCAGTACATGAATCCATTAAATCGGCCACAAGAATTACCTCCTTGTATTCATTTGTTTCCGTTATCGTTGGTACAATCCTTGGGTTCATACTGATTAAAGTGAGAAGGACTAAGccttttattatatttggCATTTCTTGTTGGATTGTCTCATTTGGTCTTTTGGTTCATTATCGTGGTGACTCTGGAGCACATTCCGGTATCATTGGTTCTTTGTGTCTATTAGGTTTCGGTGCAGGTTCATTTACTTATGTGACACAAGCTTCCATTCAAGCTTCCGCTAAAACTCATGCAAGAATGGCAGTAGTAACCTCGTTATATCTGGCCACTTACAATATTGGCTCTGCATTTGGTAGTTCTGTTAGCGGAGCTGTCTGGACTAATATCTTACCGAAAGAAATTTCGAAAAGGATTTCTGATCCCACACTGGCTGCTCAAGCATACGGCTCTCCATTTACATTCATTACCACTTATACCTGGGGAACACCAGAGAGAATTGCTCTAGTCATGTCTTACCGCtatgttcaaaaaatcttatGTATCATAGGTTTGGTATTCTGCTTTCCTTTGTTAGGTTGCGCCTTCATGTTGAGAAATCACAAACTAACGGATTCTATTGCTCTTGAAGGCAATGATCATTTGGAAAGTAGAAATTCTTCTGAAACTGAGgagaaggaagaaagtTTCTTGAAAAGTAAATTCTTCACACAGTTTACAAGTAGCAAAGGCAAGGAAAATTAA
- the HXT13 gene encoding hexose transporter HXT13 (Hexose transporter~similar to YEL069C), with protein MSSVQSSINSDKDIRDASNADIHVAPPVEKEWSDGLDDDEVINGDNIEPPKRGLLGYLVIYLLCYPISFGGFLPGWDSGITAGFINMDNFKMNFGSYKHSTGEYYLSNVRMGLLVAMFSIGCAIGGLMFARLADTLGRRLAIVIVVLVYMVGAIIQISSNHKWYQYFVGKIIYGLGAGGCSVLCPMLLSEIAPTDLRGGLVSLYQLNMTFGIFLGYCSVYGTRKYDNTAQWRIPLGLCFLWALIIIIGMLLVPESPRYLIECERHEEARASIAKINKVSPEDPWVLKQADEINVGVLAQKELGEASWKELFSVKTKVLQRLITGILVQTFLQLTGENYFFFYGTTIFKSVGLTDGFETSIVLGTVNFFSTIIAVMVVDKIGRRKCLLFGAAGMMACMVIFASIGVKCLYPHGQDGPSSKGAGNAMIVFTCFYIFCFATTWAPVAYIVVAESFPSKVKSRAMSISTACNWLWQFLIGFFTPFITGSIHFYYGYVFVGCLVAMFLYVFFFLPETIGLSLEEIQLLYEEGVKPWTSASWVPPSKRGIPTEERNTEKKDWKKFLKFSKGSD; from the coding sequence ATGTCTAGTGTGCAATCATCTATTAACAGTGATAAAGATATTCGAGATGCTTCTAATGCTGATATTCATGTCGCACCACCTGTGGAAAAAGAGTGGTCAGATGGGCttgatgacgatgaagtCATAAACGGGGATAACATTGAGCCACCAAAGAGGGGGCTCCTAGGTTACCTTGTCATCTACTTACTATGTTATCCTATATCCTTTGGGGGTTTCCTACCTGGTTGGGATAGTGGTATTACAGCAGGTTTCATTAACATGGACAACTTTAAAATGAATTTCGGATCTTACAAGCATAGTACTGGAGAATACTATTTGAGCAACGTGCGTATGGGTCTTCTTGTGGCAATGTTCAGTATTGGGTGTGCCATAGGTGGTCTTATGTTTGCCCGTCTTGCCGATACTTTGGGTAGAAGGCTGGCGATTGTGATCGTGGTGTTGGTATATATGGTCGGCGCAATTATTCAGATCAGTTCAAACCACAAATGGTACCAATACTTTGTCGGTAAGATCATTTACGGTCTTGGTGCTGGTGGCTGTTCGGTGTTATGTCCAATGCTTTTGTCCGAAATAGCTCCCACAGACTTGAGAGGTGGGCTTGTTTCACTATATCAATTGAACATGACctttggtattttcttAGGTTATTGTAGCGTTTATGGTACAAGAAAATACGACAACACTGCACAATGGAGAATTCCTCTTGGGCTTTGCTTTTTATGGGCTCTGATTATCATTATTGGTATGTTATTGGTTCCAGAATCCCCAAGATATCTGATCGAATGTGAAAGACATGAGGAAGCACGGGCTTCCATTGCCAAGATTAACAAGGTTTCACCAGAGGATCCATGGGTACTTAAACAAGCTGATGAAATCAACGTCGGTGTCCTTGCCCAAAAAGAACTAGGGGAAGCTTCGTGGAAGGAACTTTTCTCAGTCAAAACAAAAGTCCTTCAACGTTTGATTACAGGTATTCTTGTTCAAACCTTTTTGCAACTTACCGGTGAAAactacttcttcttctatggGACTACCATTTTCAAGTCAGTTGGGCTTACTGATGGGTTCGAGACCTCCATCGTCCTGGGTACAGTGAACTTCTTCTCCACTATTATTGCTGTTATGGTCGTAGACAAAATCGGTCGTCGTAAatgtttattatttggtgCAGCTGGGATGATGGCCTGTATGGTCATATTCGCAAGTATCGGGGTGAAATGTCTTTACCCTCATGGCCAGGATGGTCCCTCTTCGAAAGGTGCAGGTAATGCCATGATCGTGTTCACCTGTTTCTATATATTCTGCTTTGCAACGACATGGGCTCCTGTTGCTTATATCGTGGTCGCTGAATCGTTCCCCTCAAAGGTCAAGTCTAGAGCAATGTCGATTTCCACTGCATGCAACTGGTTATGGCAATTCTTGATCGGTTTCTTCACACCATTCATCACCGGATCTATCCACTTCTACTATGGTTACGTGTTTGTGGGTTGCTTGGTTGCTATGTTTTTGTacgtcttcttcttcttaccGGAAACAATTGGTTTATCTTTAGAGGAAATCCAATTACTATATGAAGAAGGCGTAAAACCATGGACATCTGCATCTTGGGTTCCTCCTTCAAAGAGAGGAATTCCTACTGAGGAAAGAAATACCGAAAAGAAAGattggaagaaatttttgaagttctCAAAGGGTTCTGATTGA
- a CDS encoding uncharacterized protein (similar to YEL068C), which produces MRVCMLAVALQGLALVCCMNTTENRKTFTYNTWTSFQIADYDSRFWSVRLPPVNRTTCGDEDHPWITIHYDEVDRLVNDRLANWDDGPVPDREEFRKRVISQARCDRPHY; this is translated from the coding sequence ATGAGAGTTTGCATGCTAGCTGTTGCTCTCCAAGGCTTGGCGTTGGTATGCTGTATGAACACGACAGAAAATCGTAAGACTTTCACATATAATACATGGACATCGTTTCAGATAGCCGATTATGATAGCAGATTTTGGAGTGTTAGGTTGCCACCAGTAAATCGAACGACTTGCGGCGACGAAGACCATCCGTGGATTACTATTCATTACGATGAGGTTGATAGGCTCGTTAATGATAGACTGGCTAATTGGGATGATGGGCCTGTCCCCGATCGTGAAGAATTTAGGAAACGTGTCATCAGCCAAGCGAGGTGCGACCGCCCCCATTATTAG
- a CDS encoding mannitol dehydrogenase family protein (mannitol dehydrogenase~similar to YEL070W): MTKSNETTATSLNAKTLKSFESTLPIPTYAREGVKQGIVHLGVGAFHRSHLAVFMHRLMQEHHLKDWSICGVGLMKADALMRDAMKAQDCLYTVVERGIKDTNAYIVGSITAYMYAPEDPRAVIEKMANPDTHIVSLTVTENGYYHSEATNSLMTDAPEIVNDLNHPEKPATLYGYLYEALLLRYKKGLTPFTIMSCDNMPQNGVTVKNMLVAFAKLKKDEKFAAWIKDKVTSPNSMVDRVTPRCTDKERKYVTDTWGIKDQCPVVAEPFIQWVLEDNFSDGRPPWELVGVQVVKDVDSYELMKLRLLNGGHSAMGYLGYLAGYTYIHEVVNDPTINKYIRVLMREEVIPLLPKVPGVDFEEYTASVLERFSNPAIQDTVARICLMGSGKMPKYVLPSIYEQLRKPDGKYKLLAVCVAGWFRYLTGVDMNGKPFEIEDPMASTLKAAAVKGGKDPHELLNIEVLFSPEIRDNKDFVAQLTHSLETVYDKGPIAAVNEILDQV; this comes from the coding sequence atgacaaaatcAAACGAAACAACGGCTACCAGCTTGAATGCTAAAACTCTAAAGAGTTTTGAATCCACCCTTCCAATACCAACTTATGCCAGGGAAGGTGTTAAACAAGGTATTGTTCATCTTGGAGTTGGTGCATTCCATCGTTCTCATTTAGCTGTTTTCATGCATCGTTTGATGCAGGAGCACCATTTGAAGGATTGGTCCATCTGTGGTGTCGGTTTAATGAAGGCAGATGCACTAATGCGCGATGCTATGAAGGCTCAAGATTGTCTCTACACAGTTGTGGAGCGCGGTATCAAGGACACTAACGCTTACATTGTCGGTTCCATTACTGCTTATATGTATGCTCCCGAAGATCCAAGAGCtgtcattgaaaagatgGCCAATCCAGACACACATATCGTGTCTCTGACCGTCACAGAAAACGGTTACTACCACAGTGAGGCAACAAACTCATTGATGACCGATGCTCCTGAAATCGTCAATGACTTGAACCATCCAGAGAAGCCGGCCACTCTGTACGGATACCTATATGAGGCCCTGTTGCTACGTTACAAAAAAGGTCTTACTCCATTTACTATTATGTCATGTGACAACATGCCCCAGAATGGTGTCACAGTCAAGAACATGCTTGTTGCATTTGCCAAGTTAAAGAAGGATGAGAAGTTCGCTGCTTGGATCAAAGATAAGGTTACTTCCCCTAATAGCATGGTTGATCGTGTGACCCCACGTTGTACTGATAAAGAGCGCAAGTACGTCACTGACACCTGGGGAATTAAGGACCAGTGTCCCGTTGTCGCAGAGCCTTTCATCCAATGGGTTCTTGAAGACAATTTCTCTGATGGCCGTCCTCCATGGGAACTTGTTGGCGTTCAAGTCGTCAAGGATGTCGATTCCTACgaattgatgaaattacGTCTGCTTAACGGTGGTCACTCTGCCATGGGGTACTTGGGATACTTGGCAGGCTACACGTATATACATGAGGTTGTCAACGACCCAACTATCAACAAGTACATCCGTGTGTTGATGCGTGAGGAAGTCATTCCATTATTGCCTAAAGTGCCGGGCGTTGATTTCGAAGAATACACCGCCTCAGTGTTGGAAAGATTCTCTAATCCTGCAATTCAGGACACCGTCGCACGTATTTGTTTGATGGGCTCTGGTAAGATGCCTAAGTATGTTTTGCCATCTATCTATGAACAGTTGCGCAAACCAGATGGTAAGTACAAGTTATTGGCAGTGTGTGTCGCTGGCTGGTTCCGTTACTTGACTGGTGTAGACATGAATGGTAAACCATTCGAAATTGAGGATCCTATGGCATCAACCTTGAAAGCAGCCGCAGTTAAGGGTGGTAAAGATCCTCACGAATTGCTTAACATCGAGGTCCTTTTCAGTCCTGAGATCCGTGATAACAAGGATTTTGTTGCGCAGTTGACCCACTCCCTAGAAACCGTTTATGATAAAGGCCCAATTGCCGCTGTTAACGAAATTCTAGACCAAGTGTGA
- the DLD3 gene encoding D-lactate dehydrogenase (D-lactate dehydrogenase~similar to YEL071W), which yields MTITHPVAQLTAEAYPKVKRNPDFKVLDSADLAYFRSILSNDEIINSQAPEELASFNQDWMKKYRGQSNLILLPNSTDKVSKIMKYCNDKKLAVVPQGGNTDLVGASVPVFDEIVLSLRNMNKVRDFDPVSGTFKCDAGVIMRDAHKFLHDHDHIFPLDLPSRNNCQVGGVVSTNAGGLNFLRYGSLHGNVLGLEVVLPNGEIISNINALRKDNTGYDLKQLFIGAEGTIGVITGVSIVAAAKPKALNAVFFGIEDFDTVQKLFVKAKSELSEILSAFEFMDRGSIECTIEYLTDLPFPLENQHNFYVLIETSGSNKRHDDEKLTAFLKDTIDSKLISEGMMAKDKADYDRLWTWRKSVPTACNSYGGMYKYDMSLQLKDLYSVSAAVTERLNAAGLIGDAPKPIVKSCGYGHVGDGNIHLNIAVREFTKQIEDLLEPFVYEYIASKKGSISAEHGIGFHKRGKLHYTRSDIEIRFMKDIKHHYDPNGILNPYKYI from the coding sequence ATGACGATTACACATCCTGTTGCTCAGTTAACTGCTGAGGCATACCCCAAAGTCAAGAGAAACCCAGATTTTAAAGTTCTCGATTCAGCAGATTTAGCGTATTTTCGTTCGATTTTGTCAAACGATGAAATCATAAACTCTCAAGCTCCTGAAGAGCTTGCTTCGTTCAACCAGGATTGGATGAAGAAGTATAGAGGCCAGTCCAATTTAATTCTCTTGCCAAATTCTACTGACAAAGTGTCCAAGATTATGAAATACTgtaatgataaaaaattggcAGTGGTGCCACAAGGTGGTAACACTGACTTAGTCGGGGCTTCTGTTCCGgtatttgatgaaattgttcTTTCTCTAAGAAATATGAACAAAGTCAGAGACTTTGATCCTGTTAGCGGGACTTTCAAATGTGACGCAGGTGTCATTATGCGTGATGCACACAAATTTTTACATGACCATGACCATATTTTCCCATTGGACCTGCCTTCCAGAAACAACTGCCAAGTGGGTGGTGTGGTCTCGACAAATGCAGGTGGTTTGAACTTTTTGAGATATGGCTCACTACACGGTAATGTTTTGGGTTTGGAGGTAGTGCTACCCAACGGTGAGATTATCAGCAATATCAATGCCTTAAGGAAGGACAACACTGGTTATGACTTGAAACAATTATTCATTGGTGCAGAGGGTACAATCGGTGTCATTACTGGTGTATCTATAGTTGCAGCAGCAAAACCAAAAGCTTTGAATGCCGtcttttttggtattgAGGATTTTGATACTGTTCAGAAATTATTTGTCAAGGCTAAAAGTGAATTATCTGAGATTTTATCTGCTTTTGAATTCATGGACCGTGGCTCCATTGAATGTACGATAGAATACCTGACAGATTTGCCTTTCCCTCTGGAGAACCAACACAACTTTTACGTTCTTATTGAAACTTCAGGCTCTAATAAAAGacatgatgatgaaaagcTGACTGCTTTCCTCAAAGATACTATAGATTCCAAATTGATTTCTGAGGGTATGATGGCCAAGGACAAAGCTGATTATGATAGACTTTGGACTTGGAGGAAATCCGTTCCAACGGCTTGTAATTCTTACGGTGGTATGTACAAATATGACATGTCACTTcaattgaaagatttaTACTCTGTATCTGCAGCTGTGACGGAGAGATTGAATGCAGCTGGTTTAATTGGTGATGCACCAAAACCAATTGTTAAATCATGTGGTTATGGTCATGTTGGTGACGGAAACATCCATTTAAATATTGCGGTAAGAGAATTTACAAAACAGATTGAGGACCTACTGGAACCATTTGTTTATGAATATATCGCATCAAAGAAGGGTTCCATCAGTGCTGAACATGGGATTGGTTTCCATAAGAGAGGTAAATTACACTACACCAGAAGTGATATTGAGATAAGATTTATGAAAGATATTAAACATCACTACGATCCAAATGGAATCTTGAATCCATATAAGTACATTTGA
- the AIF1 gene encoding Aif1p (Mitochondrial cell death effector~similar to YNR074C) produces the protein MTINTKNIVVVGAGVFGVSVANHLYRELGGTYAVKLVTVSDHVYFLPSAVRLTISKDYTKSILPLKSVLDDGVEVIKDAAASFDVKRVVLESGGAIEFSILILATGSKWSDPIGSTYTFRDNYEEYFERESSRISDANHILFLGGGFVNCELVGELLSKYSDEIRSGKKHISIIHNSDKLLPGSGLYNDTLRKNVTDYLSNNGITLYLNTVGASSDASPNRIFLGEGSSKYIDADLIYKGVGISPNVPVNCIANLCDKKGFIQVEKNFRVNAVEAGNVFAIGDVTNFRYHGLVKRDNWVDVLTRNVMTFLQEGTEASLVDADCLDSGHAPTGVSLGPNAGFGQFPLPLFGTVNIPSFLISRAKSRDLFSNKMEPLYKK, from the coding sequence ATGACAATTAATACAAAGAACATAGTCGTTGTTGGGGCTGGTGTGTTTGGTGTGTCTGTGGCGAACCACCTGTACAGGGAATTAGGTGGAACATATGCTGTAAAGCTCGTCACTGTATCTGATCACGTGTATTTTCTACCCTCAGCTGTGCGTTTGACCATTTCAAAGGATTATACCAAGTCGATCCTACCGTTAAAAAGTGTTCTTGATGATGGCGTTGAGGTTATCAAAGATGCTGCTGCCAGCTTTGATGTTAAGAGGGTAGTTTTGGAATCAGGTGGCGCCATAGAGTTTAGTATTTTGATCCTTGCAACAGGCTCGAAATGGTCTGATCCAATAGGTTCAACTTACACCTTTAGAGATAACTATGAAGAGTACTTTGAAAGAGAATCTTCTCGAATCTCAGATGCCAATCATATACTTTTCCTTGGCGGTGGCTTTGTTAATTGTGAACTAGTTGGCGAATTGTTATCCAAGTATTCAGACGAGATCAGATCTGGAAAAAAGCACATTTCCATTATTCACAATTCTGATAAGCTGCTGCCTGGTTCTGGCTTGTATAACGAtacattaagaaaaaatgtgaCAGACTACCTCTCGAACAATGGTATCACGTTGTATTTGAACACAGTAGGGGCTTCTTCCGACGCCTCGCCAAACCGTATCTTTTTAGGCGAGGGCTCATCGAAATATATAGATGCTGATTTGATTTACAAAGGCGTTGGAATTTCACCAAATGTGCCAGTCAACTGTATTGCGAACCTTTGTGATAAGAAAGGGTTCATTCAGGTTGAAAAGAACTTCAGAGTGAACGCTGTTGAGGCAGGAAACGTTTTTGCTATTGGTGATGTTACAAATTTCAGATATCATGGATTGGTTAAAAGGGACAATTGGGTTGACGTTTTGACCCGTAATGTTATGACTTTTTTACAAGAAGGAACAGAAGCTAGTCTAGTTGATGCAGATTGTCTTGACTCAGGTCATGCTCCAACTGGTGTCTCACTTGGGCCAAATGCAGGTTTTGGCCAATTCCCACTGCCATTATTCGGGACGGTCAATATCCCAtcctttttaatttctAGGGCAAAGTCGAGGGATCTTTTCTCTAACAAAATGGAACCTTTGTATAAGAAGTAG
- a CDS encoding Cos10 (similar to YNR075W) has protein sequence MNGTKIEDGENIALLSSGRLASQSTFILPKDVFRNRLTWLCYETRNSLGFRIWLLLWLPLVVWWGMSSTWIYPFMGSAILFSGLLILPAIQILCHKYALSNQLTHLSKEVIKSTPGAFSGDWDTVALHFNSYLYENNAWNTGQFFFNGTDCQEAFRKTILEPVVLRRENEGARFTSFEVSGFHIEKAVQVYFTKVHEQWKLIHTEKECSPSGLENVKLPKETYRCKLAWIFQRIVTFYFPIKFLSDLNDICFSKFFGPLLGFLYLGYLFYIRVEDFQNTRPKSMRVENKMQYLSNIINEQGAGTERWDNIARKTNRWFLEKKVWKNEGFFFDGADCQAFFERNFSSLLFSKKSVSPRSLNVELWQYIQEAQLASHYELLP, from the coding sequence ATGAACGGTAccaaaattgaagatggCGAGAACATAGCATTGTTATCCTCTGGACGTCTTGCGTCCCAAAGTACCTTTATCTTACCCAAGGATGTTTTCAGGAACCGCTTAACCTGGTTGTGCTATGAGACCCGTAACTCCTTAGGATTTCGCATCTGGCTGCTATTATGGTTACCACTTGTCGTTTGGTGGGGGATGTCCAGCACTTGGATTTATCCGTTCATGGGTTCGGCTATTCTGTTCTCAGGGCTACTAATTTTGCCCGCAATTCAAATACTGTGCCATAAATATGCCTTATCAAATCAGCTCACCCATCTTTCTAAAGAAGTCATCAAAAGTACGCCAGGTGCATTCTCTGGTGATTGGGACACTGTTGCACTACATTTCAATTCCTACTTGTATGAAAACAATGCCTGGAATACTgggcaattttttttcaatggtacTGACTGCCAAGAAGCATTTAGAAAAACCATTCTAGAGCCAGTCGTTTTAAGGAGAGAAAACGAAGGTGCTAGGTTCACATCATTTGAGGTTTCGGGTTTTCACATCGAAAAAGCAGTGCAGGTTTATTTTACAAAAGTACACGAACAGTGGAAGTTGATCCATACTGAGAAGGAATGCAGCCCTAGTGGCTTGGAAAATGTCAAGCTTCCTAAGGAAACATATCGTTGCAAACTAGCATGGATTTTTCAGAGGATTGTCACTTTTTACTTTCCAATAAAATTCCTCTCTGATTTGAATGATATctgtttctcaaaattttttggtcCTCTGCTTGGTTTTTTGTATCTGGGATACCTTTTCTATATAAGAGTAGAGGATTTTCAAAACACGAGGCCTAAATCGATGAGAGTTGAGAATAAAATGCAATACTTGTCAAATATTATAAACGAACAAGGTGCTGGCACTGAGAGATGGGACAACATTGCAAGGAAAACGAATAGGTGGTTCCTTGAGAAAAAGGTTTGGAAGAACGAAggatttttctttgatggGGCTGATTGCCaagcattttttgaacGAAACTTTAGCagtcttttattttcaaagaaatctGTGTCGCCTAGATCATTAAACGTTGAACTTTGGCAATACATCCAAGAAGCGCAATTGGCCTCTCACTATGAGCTGTTACCATAA